From the Lathyrus oleraceus cultivar Zhongwan6 chromosome 4, CAAS_Psat_ZW6_1.0, whole genome shotgun sequence genome, one window contains:
- the LOC127073935 gene encoding M phase phosphoprotein 10 isoform X1, whose protein sequence is MASANDSGVEAFRRLKELEPPSLLVPNPTVSETARAASKYLFSSLRPFSPKSPLDQLLVDGYDAEQIWHQIDLQSQPLMSTLRRRLNQLVKNAEEIVPLKVPSDVANKAEPKEQDQWEEESDGLDEELDEADEDKDDFEGLEDEDDEEEKGEGGGIEDKFLKIDELNDYLQKQEDNYEKGEEGDQDSEDDDYLDKAGEFEMDEDEDDEEDEEAEGMGYERYEDFFGGKKEKGSKRKEQLLEKTKDFDDKDDMESDKQKIRTASTHEKQLEKIQSNIKLMEKANIEPKTWTMMGEVTAAKRPLDSALEVDIDFQHNVRPPPVITEEINSSIEEMIKKRIIEGRFDDVQRAPKLPSKAPREVKELDDNKSKQGLAEIYEQEYVQKIDPTSAPLSAKDKLKNEASILFKKICLKLDALSHFNFAPKPVIEDMCFQTNVPALAMEEIAPVAVSDAAMLAPEEVFDGKGDVKEEAELTQAERKRRRANKKRKFKAEAVKRSEKKAKSEKKPDNAISEQVDG, encoded by the exons GCTCGTGCTGCATCGAAATACCTATTCTCCTCCCTCAGACCATTCTCCCCAAAATCGCCACTGGACCAACTCCTCGTTGACGGCTACGATGCTGAGCAGATTTGGCATCAAATTGATCTCCAATCACAGCCACTGATGTCCACTCTTCGCCGCCGGTTGAATCAGCTGGTCAAAAACGCTGAGGAAATTGTGCCGCTGAAGGTTCCTTCGGATGTTGCTAACAAGGCGGAGCCAAAGGAGCAGGACCAGTGGGAAGAAGAAAGTGACGGTCTTGATGAGGAATTGGATGAAGCTGACGAAGACAAGGATGATTTTGAAGGATTAGAAGAcgaggatgatgaagaggagAAAGGTGAAGGTGGTGGCATTGAAGATAAATTTTTGAAAATAGATGAATTGAATGATTATTTACAGAAACAGGAAGATAATTATGAGAAGGGTGAGGAGGGAGATCAAGACAGTGAAGATGATGATTACCTTGACAAG GCTGGGGAGTTTGAGATGGATGAggatgaggatgatgaagaagatgaagaagcGGAAGGCATGGGATATGAAAG GTATGAAGACTTCTTTGGAGGTAAAAAAGAAAAGGGCtcaaaaagaaaagaacaattgCTTGAGAAAACTAAAGATTTTGATGATAAAGATGACATGGAATCTGACAAACAG AAGATAAGGACTGCTTCTACCCATGAAAAGCAGCTGGAAAAAATTCAATCAAACATAAAACTGATGGAGAAAGCTAACATAGAGCCAAAAACTTGGACTATGATGGGAGAG GTAACTGCTGCAAAGAGACCTTTGGATAGTGCTTTGGAAGTTGATATTGACTTTCAGCATAATGTGAGACCTCCTCCTGTAATCACTGAGGAGATTAATTCTTCAATTGAGGAAATGATCAAGAAAAGGATTATTGAG GGGAGATTTGATGATGTCCAAAGAGCTCCTAAATTGCCATCAAAAGCGCCCCGGGAAGTTAAAGAATTG GATGATAATAAAAGCAAGCAGGGTCTTGCAGAGATTTATGAG CAAGAATATGTTCAGAAGATTGACCCCACTTCTGCTCCATTGTCAGCCAAAGATAAACTAAAAAATGAG GCTAGCATCCTGTTTAAGAAGATCTGTTTGAAACTGGACGCCCTTTCTCATTTCAACTTTGCTCCAAAACCG GTTATAGAGGACATGTGCTTTCAAACAAATGTACCTGCTCTGGCAATGGAAGAA ATTGCTCCTGTGGCTGTTTCAGATGCTGCTATGCTGGCTCCTGAGGAGGTTTTTGATGGTAAGGGTGATGTTAAAGAAGAAGCAGAACTTACACAGGCAGAAAGGAAAAGGAGGAGAGCTAATAAGAAAAGAAAATTTAAAG CTGAGGCAGTAAAAAGGTCGGAAAAGAAGGCAAAGTCAGAAAAGAAGCCAGACAATGCAATTTCTGAACAAGTTGATG GTTAA
- the LOC127073936 gene encoding uncharacterized protein LOC127073936: MEATDNSTESTIPNGSQRLPGMVNWGPATVIAMFAGMLYGGSREASSSVSKDAEVMLKLGSTEDKRAQYRLMRDAMEKRFIRVTRGALVGGVRLGMFTAAFYNIQNLLADKRGVHDVFNVVGAGSATASAFGLIMPGSFRWRARNMALGSVLGAAFCFPLGWIHLKMVEIANEGNSEAHSDQREVKSGVSAAIERLEGNLRK; encoded by the exons ATGGAAGCCACTGACAACTCAACAGAATCCACCATTCCAAAT GGTTCTCAAAGACTACCTGGTATGGTTAATTGGGGCCCAGCAACTGTTATTGCAATGTTTGCAGGCATGTTATATGGTGGTAGCAGAGAGGCATCTTCTTCTGTT AGCAAGGATGCAGAAGTGATGTTGAAACTTGGGAGCACAGAAGACAAACGAGCCCAATATCGATTGATGAGAGATGCAATGGAGAAACGGTTCATTCGAGTTACACGAGGCGCACTAGTTGGAGGGGTACGTCTTGGAATGTTCACTGCTGCATTTTATAACATACAAAATCTGCTTGCGGACAAGCGAGGAGTGCATGATGTTTTCAATGTTGTGGGAGCTGGATCAGCCACTGCTTCAGCTTTTGGTTTAATAA TGCCAGGATCTTTCCGTTGGCGTGCCAGGAATATGGCACTAGGATCAGTACTGGGAGCAGCATTTTGTTTTCCTCTTG GTTGGATCCATTTGAAGATGGTAGAAATAGCTAATGAAGGGAATTCGGAGGCACATTCAGATCAGAGAGAAGTAAAGAGTGGTGTTAGTGCTGCAATTGAAAGGCTTGAAGGAAATTTAAGAAAATGA
- the LOC127073935 gene encoding M phase phosphoprotein 10 isoform X2 — MASANDSGVEAFRRLKELEPPSLLVPNPTVSETARAASKYLFSSLRPFSPKSPLDQLLVDGYDAEQIWHQIDLQSQPLMSTLRRRLNQLVKNAEEIVPLKVPSDVANKAEPKEQDQWEEESDGLDEELDEADEDKDDFEGLEDEDDEEEKGEGGGIEDKFLKIDELNDYLQKQEDNYEKGEEGDQDSEDDDYLDKAGEFEMDEDEDDEEDEEAEGMGYERYEDFFGGKKEKGSKRKEQLLEKTKDFDDKDDMESDKQIRTASTHEKQLEKIQSNIKLMEKANIEPKTWTMMGEVTAAKRPLDSALEVDIDFQHNVRPPPVITEEINSSIEEMIKKRIIEGRFDDVQRAPKLPSKAPREVKELDDNKSKQGLAEIYEQEYVQKIDPTSAPLSAKDKLKNEASILFKKICLKLDALSHFNFAPKPVIEDMCFQTNVPALAMEEIAPVAVSDAAMLAPEEVFDGKGDVKEEAELTQAERKRRRANKKRKFKAEAVKRSEKKAKSEKKPDNAISEQVDG, encoded by the exons GCTCGTGCTGCATCGAAATACCTATTCTCCTCCCTCAGACCATTCTCCCCAAAATCGCCACTGGACCAACTCCTCGTTGACGGCTACGATGCTGAGCAGATTTGGCATCAAATTGATCTCCAATCACAGCCACTGATGTCCACTCTTCGCCGCCGGTTGAATCAGCTGGTCAAAAACGCTGAGGAAATTGTGCCGCTGAAGGTTCCTTCGGATGTTGCTAACAAGGCGGAGCCAAAGGAGCAGGACCAGTGGGAAGAAGAAAGTGACGGTCTTGATGAGGAATTGGATGAAGCTGACGAAGACAAGGATGATTTTGAAGGATTAGAAGAcgaggatgatgaagaggagAAAGGTGAAGGTGGTGGCATTGAAGATAAATTTTTGAAAATAGATGAATTGAATGATTATTTACAGAAACAGGAAGATAATTATGAGAAGGGTGAGGAGGGAGATCAAGACAGTGAAGATGATGATTACCTTGACAAG GCTGGGGAGTTTGAGATGGATGAggatgaggatgatgaagaagatgaagaagcGGAAGGCATGGGATATGAAAG GTATGAAGACTTCTTTGGAGGTAAAAAAGAAAAGGGCtcaaaaagaaaagaacaattgCTTGAGAAAACTAAAGATTTTGATGATAAAGATGACATGGAATCTGACAAACAG ATAAGGACTGCTTCTACCCATGAAAAGCAGCTGGAAAAAATTCAATCAAACATAAAACTGATGGAGAAAGCTAACATAGAGCCAAAAACTTGGACTATGATGGGAGAG GTAACTGCTGCAAAGAGACCTTTGGATAGTGCTTTGGAAGTTGATATTGACTTTCAGCATAATGTGAGACCTCCTCCTGTAATCACTGAGGAGATTAATTCTTCAATTGAGGAAATGATCAAGAAAAGGATTATTGAG GGGAGATTTGATGATGTCCAAAGAGCTCCTAAATTGCCATCAAAAGCGCCCCGGGAAGTTAAAGAATTG GATGATAATAAAAGCAAGCAGGGTCTTGCAGAGATTTATGAG CAAGAATATGTTCAGAAGATTGACCCCACTTCTGCTCCATTGTCAGCCAAAGATAAACTAAAAAATGAG GCTAGCATCCTGTTTAAGAAGATCTGTTTGAAACTGGACGCCCTTTCTCATTTCAACTTTGCTCCAAAACCG GTTATAGAGGACATGTGCTTTCAAACAAATGTACCTGCTCTGGCAATGGAAGAA ATTGCTCCTGTGGCTGTTTCAGATGCTGCTATGCTGGCTCCTGAGGAGGTTTTTGATGGTAAGGGTGATGTTAAAGAAGAAGCAGAACTTACACAGGCAGAAAGGAAAAGGAGGAGAGCTAATAAGAAAAGAAAATTTAAAG CTGAGGCAGTAAAAAGGTCGGAAAAGAAGGCAAAGTCAGAAAAGAAGCCAGACAATGCAATTTCTGAACAAGTTGATG GTTAA